In Comamonadaceae bacterium OS-1, a single window of DNA contains:
- the gdhA gene encoding glutamate dehydrogenase: MSKQAPTVHALPSYLNPDHIGPWGIFLQQVDRVEPYLGNLARWVETLKRPKRILVVDVPIHLDDGSVAHFEGYRVQHNTSRGPGKGGVRFHQDVTLSEVMALSAWMSIKNAAVNVPYGGAKGGIRVDPKTLSRGELERMTRRYTSEIGIIIGPNKDIPAPDVNTNEQIMAWMMDTYSMNQGSTATGVVTGKPVDLGGSLGRREATGRGVFTVGTEAAKHIGLDVSKARVAVQGFGNVGGVAGKLFAEAGARVVAVQDHSGTIFCEAGFNVPALLQHVKETGGVGGFAGGEVIAKDAFWDVPCDILIPAALEQQITKDNAGRITARMVIEGANGPTTPEADDILQDRNILVLPDVIANAGGVTVSYFEWVQDFSSFFWDEDEINARLVRIMKEAFNAVWLVAQENKVSLRTATFIVACKRILHTRELRGLYP; this comes from the coding sequence ATGTCCAAGCAAGCGCCTACCGTGCACGCCCTGCCCTCGTACCTGAACCCCGACCACATCGGTCCCTGGGGCATTTTTCTGCAGCAAGTGGACCGGGTCGAACCCTATCTGGGCAACCTGGCACGCTGGGTCGAAACCCTCAAGCGCCCCAAGCGGATTTTGGTCGTCGATGTGCCGATCCACCTGGACGACGGCTCGGTGGCCCACTTTGAAGGCTACCGCGTACAGCACAACACCTCGCGCGGCCCGGGCAAAGGCGGCGTGCGCTTCCACCAGGACGTAACCCTGTCGGAAGTGATGGCGCTGTCGGCCTGGATGTCGATCAAGAACGCCGCGGTGAACGTGCCTTACGGCGGTGCCAAGGGCGGCATCCGTGTCGATCCCAAAACCCTGTCGCGCGGCGAGTTGGAGCGCATGACACGCCGCTACACCAGCGAGATCGGCATCATCATCGGCCCGAACAAGGACATTCCGGCCCCCGATGTAAACACCAACGAGCAGATCATGGCCTGGATGATGGACACCTACTCCATGAACCAGGGCTCTACCGCCACCGGCGTGGTCACTGGCAAGCCGGTCGATCTGGGGGGCTCGCTGGGTCGCCGTGAAGCCACCGGCCGCGGCGTGTTCACCGTGGGCACGGAAGCCGCCAAGCACATCGGCCTGGACGTGTCCAAAGCCCGCGTGGCGGTGCAGGGTTTCGGCAATGTAGGTGGCGTGGCAGGCAAGCTGTTTGCCGAAGCCGGTGCCCGCGTGGTGGCCGTGCAGGACCACAGCGGCACCATCTTCTGTGAAGCCGGTTTCAACGTGCCTGCCTTGCTGCAGCATGTGAAGGAGACCGGCGGCGTGGGCGGCTTTGCCGGTGGCGAAGTGATTGCCAAGGACGCGTTCTGGGACGTGCCTTGCGACATCCTGATCCCCGCCGCGCTGGAGCAGCAAATCACCAAAGACAACGCCGGACGCATCACGGCCCGCATGGTGATCGAGGGCGCGAACGGCCCCACCACCCCCGAGGCCGACGACATCCTGCAAGACCGCAACATCCTGGTGCTGCCCGACGTGATCGCCAATGCGGGCGGCGTGACGGTGAGCTATTTTGAGTGGGTGCAGGACTTTTCGAGCTTCTTCTGGGACGAAGACGAGATCAACGCCCGCCTGGTGCGCATCATGAAAGAGGCCTTCAATGCCGTCTGGCTGGTGGCGCAAGAGAACAAGGTGAGCCTGCGCACCGCCACCTTCATCGTGGCGTGCAAGCGGATTCTGCATACCCGCGAACTGCGCGGTCTGTACCCCTGA
- the yccS gene encoding inner membrane protein YccS: protein MPFLPLSQSLRRLWALDTFPYSLRIFIALSTTMAVGWVNDQMALVMPVFLGTIACALAETDDNWRGRLRALLVTLLCFALAAFAVQTLFPHPVLFPISLVLATFCLTMLGAISPRYQAIAYGTLILSIYTTIGMDQRSGSGNALWLEPALLLTGATWYGLLSVLWCVLFTHQPVQQNLAALYRVLGSYLTLKASLFEPVRGVDQEVKRLALAQRNGAVVTALNTTKESILNRLEAVPSHRMQYYLRLYFIAQEVHERASSSHSPYSELTETFFHSDVLFRCQRLLRLQGHACERLARAILLRVAVIPDTVSAQAQQDLQDALAHLEGLQQPHWQRLLGTLTALAKNLGTLQTRLTSASLPAPEAEVQDHALLDRSPQSLRDAFDRVWRQLTPATPLFRHAVRLSIALAVGYGLLHWLHARQGYWILLTTVFVCQQSFGATRRRMVQRVVGTMAGLVVGWALFRLFPSLLLQAMFAVAAGVVFFGNRTRHYALATGSMTLLVLLSFNQIGDGYGLIVPRMVDTVVGSLIAGLAVFFILPDWQGRRMHEVAARTLATCNQYLREIMAQYKSGLGGQRDDLAYRTARRNAHNADAALSTALSNLFQEPGFLQGRSDSGLRFLLLSHTLLNYLSGLGAHREALHNAPSDAATEQAAALIGKTLDALATSLAQSQPVPPANPDEEAVLEALCAAPTDAAHRVVQSQLALIGNLLPPLRVQAGRLLAVDPAG from the coding sequence ATGCCCTTTTTGCCACTCTCCCAGTCTTTGCGCCGCCTGTGGGCGCTGGACACCTTTCCCTATAGCCTGCGCATCTTCATCGCGCTGAGCACCACCATGGCGGTGGGTTGGGTGAACGACCAGATGGCGCTGGTGATGCCGGTGTTTCTGGGCACCATTGCCTGCGCGCTGGCCGAGACGGACGACAACTGGCGCGGGCGGCTGCGGGCGCTGCTGGTCACGCTGCTGTGCTTTGCGCTGGCCGCGTTTGCGGTGCAGACGCTGTTTCCGCACCCGGTGCTGTTCCCCATCAGCCTGGTGCTGGCCACCTTTTGCCTGACCATGCTGGGGGCCATCAGCCCGCGCTACCAGGCCATTGCCTACGGCACACTGATCTTGTCGATCTACACCACCATCGGCATGGACCAGCGCAGCGGCTCGGGCAACGCGCTGTGGCTGGAGCCCGCACTGCTGCTGACCGGGGCCACGTGGTACGGCCTGCTGTCGGTGCTGTGGTGCGTGCTGTTCACCCACCAGCCGGTGCAGCAGAACCTGGCGGCACTGTACCGGGTGCTGGGGAGTTACTTGACGCTGAAGGCCTCTTTGTTTGAACCGGTGCGTGGGGTGGACCAGGAGGTCAAGCGCCTGGCCCTGGCGCAGCGCAACGGCGCGGTGGTCACTGCGCTGAACACCACCAAGGAAAGCATCCTGAACCGGCTGGAGGCCGTGCCCAGCCACCGCATGCAGTACTACCTGCGGCTGTACTTCATCGCCCAGGAGGTGCACGAGCGGGCCAGCTCCTCGCATTCGCCCTACAGCGAGCTGACCGAGACCTTTTTCCACAGCGATGTGCTGTTCCGCTGCCAGCGCCTGCTGCGCCTGCAAGGCCATGCCTGCGAGCGGCTGGCGCGGGCGATCTTGCTGCGCGTGGCGGTGATTCCCGACACGGTGAGCGCCCAGGCGCAGCAAGACCTGCAAGACGCGCTGGCGCACCTGGAAGGCCTGCAGCAACCGCATTGGCAGCGCCTGCTGGGCACCTTGACGGCGCTGGCCAAAAACCTGGGCACGCTGCAGACCCGCCTGACCAGCGCCAGCCTGCCCGCCCCCGAAGCCGAGGTGCAAGACCACGCCCTGCTGGACCGCTCGCCCCAGTCGCTGCGCGACGCGTTCGACCGGGTGTGGCGGCAGCTGACCCCGGCCACGCCGCTGTTTCGCCACGCGGTGCGCCTGAGCATTGCGCTGGCGGTGGGCTACGGGCTGCTGCACTGGCTGCATGCGCGCCAGGGCTACTGGATTTTGCTGACCACGGTCTTTGTGTGCCAGCAGAGCTTTGGCGCAACCCGCCGCCGCATGGTGCAGCGGGTGGTGGGCACCATGGCCGGGCTGGTGGTGGGCTGGGCGCTGTTCCGGCTATTCCCCAGCCTGCTGCTGCAGGCCATGTTTGCGGTGGCTGCGGGCGTGGTGTTCTTTGGCAACCGCACCCGGCACTACGCGCTGGCCACCGGCTCGATGACGCTGCTGGTGCTGCTGAGCTTCAACCAGATTGGCGACGGCTACGGCCTGATCGTGCCGCGCATGGTGGACACCGTGGTGGGCAGCCTGATCGCCGGGCTGGCGGTGTTCTTCATCCTGCCCGACTGGCAGGGCCGCCGCATGCACGAGGTGGCGGCCCGCACCCTGGCTACCTGCAACCAGTATTTGCGCGAGATCATGGCCCAGTACAAAAGCGGACTTGGTGGCCAGCGCGACGACCTGGCCTACCGCACGGCCCGGCGCAATGCGCACAACGCGGATGCGGCCCTGTCCACCGCGCTGTCCAACCTGTTCCAGGAGCCGGGCTTTCTGCAGGGCCGCAGCGACAGCGGCTTGCGGTTTCTGCTGCTCTCGCACACCTTGCTGAACTACCTGTCGGGCCTGGGCGCGCACCGCGAGGCCTTGCACAACGCCCCGAGCGACGCGGCCACGGAACAGGCCGCCGCGCTGATCGGTAAGACACTGGATGCACTGGCCACCAGCCTGGCCCAGAGCCAGCCAGTACCTCCCGCCAATCCCGACGAGGAAGCCGTGCTGGAGGCCTTGTGCGCCGCGCCCACCGACGCGGCCCACCGGGTGGTGCAAAGCCAACTGGCCCTGATCGGCAACTTGCTGCCGCCACTGCGCGTGCAGGCCGGACGGCTGCTGGCGGTGGACCCGGCGGGTTGA